The following proteins are encoded in a genomic region of Actinomadura sp. NAK00032:
- a CDS encoding AAA family ATPase: protein MPAEPAGSDETEILTAERAHLAESRAALRRMREHAASLSADVAADWVSRQILEAMLDQRVAALADHPGTPLFFGRMDRAAAGDPELPEVIYVGRRHVHDGAEGRPLVLDWRAPVSRAFYQAGPAEPMGWRLRRRFGFQAGELTAFEDEPLDGGTGAGPSRILTEEIERPRTGPMRDIVATIQPEQDVIVRADLPRTVCVQGAPGTGKTAVGLHRAAYLLFTHRERLSRSGVLIVGPNRAFLGYISAVLPALGEVRVEQATIDDLLGAPLGAEPPAVSAAKGDPRITDVLRRALWLHVRKPEEGLVVTRGSVRFRLADHEVREIAAGLRGTTRYGAGRAAFAQRLAHRVLVLMEQRGEAPDDRVQDQVARSRPVREVLDAVWPKVTPEQVLHRLLSDAAFLARAAKGVLREDEQAALLWPKAPRSHRSAKWTAADRALLDELGGLIDRTPSIGHLVVDEAQDLSAMQLRALGRRCGTGSATVLGDLAQGTTAWSARSWTEVLGHLGQDGEVTELTLGFRVPGTVLDYAARLLPHVAPGLERPRSLRPGAGALDVRRVGGVVPAAAEAARAALARPGSIGLIVPDAAVAAHAAALAEAGLEHAVLGPESDGADRLLVIPATLAKGLEYDHVIVAEPAAIAAAEERGLARLYVVLTRAVTSLTVLHRDDLPAELGG from the coding sequence ATGCCCGCCGAACCCGCCGGATCCGACGAAACGGAGATACTCACCGCCGAACGCGCGCACCTGGCCGAGTCGCGCGCCGCGCTGCGCCGGATGCGCGAGCACGCCGCGAGCCTGTCGGCTGACGTCGCCGCCGACTGGGTGAGCCGGCAGATCCTGGAGGCGATGCTCGACCAGCGGGTCGCCGCGCTCGCCGACCACCCCGGCACACCGCTGTTCTTCGGCCGGATGGACCGCGCCGCCGCGGGCGACCCCGAACTGCCCGAGGTCATCTACGTGGGGCGGCGGCACGTCCACGACGGCGCCGAGGGCCGCCCCCTCGTGCTGGACTGGCGCGCCCCCGTCTCCCGCGCCTTCTACCAGGCCGGCCCCGCCGAGCCGATGGGCTGGCGGCTGCGGCGCCGCTTCGGGTTCCAGGCCGGCGAGCTGACCGCCTTCGAGGACGAGCCCCTCGACGGCGGGACCGGCGCCGGGCCGTCCCGGATCCTCACCGAGGAGATCGAGCGGCCCCGCACCGGGCCGATGCGCGACATCGTCGCCACCATCCAGCCCGAGCAGGACGTGATCGTCCGCGCCGACCTGCCCCGCACGGTCTGCGTGCAGGGCGCGCCCGGCACCGGCAAGACCGCCGTCGGCCTGCACCGCGCCGCCTACCTGCTGTTCACGCACCGGGAGCGGCTGTCGCGGTCCGGCGTCCTCATCGTCGGCCCGAACCGGGCGTTCCTCGGCTACATCTCGGCGGTGCTGCCCGCGCTCGGCGAGGTCCGGGTCGAGCAGGCCACGATCGACGACCTGCTCGGCGCGCCGCTCGGGGCGGAGCCGCCGGCGGTGTCGGCCGCCAAGGGCGACCCCCGGATAACGGACGTCCTGCGCAGGGCGCTGTGGCTGCACGTCCGCAAGCCCGAGGAGGGCCTCGTCGTCACCCGCGGCTCGGTCCGCTTCCGGCTCGCCGACCACGAGGTACGGGAGATCGCGGCCGGGCTGCGCGGCACCACCCGGTACGGGGCGGGCCGCGCCGCGTTCGCGCAGCGCCTCGCGCACCGGGTCCTGGTGCTGATGGAGCAGCGCGGCGAGGCGCCCGACGACCGCGTCCAGGACCAGGTCGCCCGGAGCCGGCCGGTCCGGGAGGTCCTCGACGCGGTGTGGCCGAAGGTGACCCCCGAGCAGGTCCTGCACCGGCTGCTGTCGGACGCCGCGTTCCTCGCCCGGGCCGCCAAGGGCGTCCTGCGGGAGGACGAGCAGGCCGCGCTCCTATGGCCCAAGGCGCCGCGCTCGCACCGGTCGGCCAAGTGGACCGCCGCCGACCGGGCCCTCCTCGACGAGCTGGGCGGCCTCATCGACCGGACCCCCTCGATCGGCCACCTGGTCGTGGACGAGGCGCAGGACCTGTCGGCGATGCAGCTGCGGGCGCTGGGCCGCCGCTGCGGGACGGGCTCGGCGACCGTCCTCGGCGACCTCGCCCAGGGCACCACGGCCTGGTCGGCCCGCTCCTGGACGGAGGTCCTCGGCCACCTCGGGCAGGACGGCGAGGTCACCGAGCTGACGCTCGGGTTCCGCGTCCCGGGCACCGTCCTGGACTACGCCGCCCGGCTGCTCCCGCACGTCGCGCCCGGCCTGGAGCGGCCGCGCTCGCTGCGGCCCGGCGCCGGCGCCCTGGACGTGCGCCGCGTCGGCGGCGTGGTCCCGGCCGCCGCCGAGGCCGCCCGCGCGGCCCTCGCCCGCCCCGGCTCGATCGGCCTGATCGTCCCGGACGCCGCCGTCGCCGCGCACGCGGCCGCGCTGGCGGAGGCCGGGCTGGAGCACGCCGTGCTCGGCCCGGAGTCCGACGGCGCCGACCGGCTGCTGGTCATCCCCGCGACCCTCGCCAAGGGCCTGGAGTACGACCACGTGATCGTCGCCGAGCCCGCCGCGATCGCCGCCGCGGAGGAGCGCGGCCTCGCCCGGCTGTACGTCGTGCTGACCCGCGCCGTCACCTCGCTGACCGTCCTGCACCGCGACGACCTGCCCGCCGAGCTGGGCGGCTGA
- a CDS encoding TetR/AcrR family transcriptional regulator: MTSPPSGRPLRADALRNRAKVLAAAEEVFAAQGTSASTEEVARRAGLGIGTVFRHFPTKESLLEAVLVALLERLAGEARELRAAADPGAAFFGFLSRVVSQAATKQAVTEALAEAGVDARSATGRAGPGLRAALAALLERAQEAGAVRADVGPEEVMALLVGMSYAAGHAGAREDVLRIAFDGLRPRARPEGAAARG, encoded by the coding sequence ATGACCTCTCCCCCGTCCGGCAGGCCGCTGCGCGCCGACGCCCTGCGCAACCGCGCCAAGGTCCTCGCGGCGGCCGAGGAGGTCTTCGCCGCGCAGGGGACCTCCGCGTCCACCGAGGAGGTCGCGCGGCGGGCGGGCCTCGGAATCGGCACGGTGTTCCGGCACTTCCCCACCAAGGAGTCGCTGCTGGAGGCCGTGCTGGTCGCGCTGCTGGAGCGGCTCGCCGGCGAGGCCCGGGAGCTGCGCGCGGCCGCCGACCCCGGCGCGGCGTTCTTCGGGTTCCTCTCCCGGGTGGTCTCCCAGGCGGCGACCAAGCAGGCCGTCACCGAGGCGCTGGCCGAAGCGGGCGTCGACGCCCGGTCCGCCACCGGGCGCGCGGGCCCCGGCCTGCGGGCGGCGCTGGCCGCCCTGCTCGAACGCGCGCAGGAGGCGGGGGCCGTCCGCGCCGACGTCGGCCCCGAGGAGGTCATGGCGCTGCTGGTCGGCATGTCGTACGCGGCCGGGCACGCCGGGGCACGCGAGGACGTCCTGCGGATCGCCTTCGACGGCCTGCGCCCCCGCGCGCGCCCGGAGGGGGCGGCCGCGCGCGGCTGA
- a CDS encoding nuclear transport factor 2 family protein produces the protein MSEFATPRAVFQRLLDGIAARHPGDLPRLYAEDAVVVQPFARPAARLEGRAALREHFARLETLPLEMAARNVTVHQTADPEVIVAEFEYAGRNTATGREFLLPNIVVMRVRDGHIVESRDYHDHAGLGLAAGA, from the coding sequence ATGTCCGAGTTCGCCACCCCCCGGGCCGTCTTCCAGCGGCTGCTCGACGGGATCGCCGCCCGGCATCCCGGCGACCTGCCGCGGCTCTACGCGGAGGACGCGGTGGTCGTGCAGCCGTTCGCCCGCCCCGCCGCGCGCCTGGAGGGCCGCGCGGCGCTGCGCGAGCACTTCGCCCGGCTGGAGACGCTGCCACTGGAGATGGCGGCGCGCAACGTCACCGTCCACCAGACCGCCGATCCCGAGGTGATCGTCGCGGAGTTCGAGTACGCGGGGCGCAACACCGCGACGGGGCGGGAGTTCCTGCTGCCGAACATCGTGGTCATGCGGGTCCGTGACGGGCACATCGTGGAGTCCCGCGACTACCACGACCACGCGGGGCTCGGCCTGGCGGCGGGCGCCTGA
- a CDS encoding acyl-CoA dehydrogenase family protein produces MSTAPPDADELGRQVGEFLAAHDPSATEPLEFLRARFDAGLAWVHYPEGLGGLGAPRHLQPAVDRAFAEAGAPTNHPERNGIGLGMAAPTILAFGTEEQKRRFLRPLWTGEELWCQLFSEPGAGSDLAALATRAVRDGDAWTVDGQKVWTSMAHEARWAILVTRTDPGVPKHRGMTYFVCDMTAPGVEVRPLRQITGEAEFNEVFLTGVRIPDAHRLGEVGQGWQVSTTTLMNERVAIGGNAAPREGGMIGVVAALWRDRPELRTPGLHDALLRAWVETEAARLTGERLRQQLAAGRPGPEGSGAKLAFAKLNQEVSGLELEMLGEDGLRYDDWTMRRPTEVDFTRRSPGYRYLRAKGNSIEGGTSEILRNIIAERVLGLPGEIRVDKDVAWKDLPK; encoded by the coding sequence GTGAGCACAGCACCGCCCGACGCCGACGAGCTGGGCCGCCAGGTCGGCGAGTTCCTCGCCGCCCACGACCCGTCGGCCACCGAGCCCCTGGAGTTCCTGCGCGCCCGGTTCGACGCCGGGCTCGCCTGGGTCCACTACCCCGAGGGGCTCGGCGGGCTCGGCGCCCCGCGGCACCTGCAGCCCGCCGTCGACCGGGCGTTCGCCGAGGCCGGCGCGCCGACCAACCACCCCGAGCGCAACGGCATCGGCCTCGGCATGGCCGCGCCGACGATCCTCGCGTTCGGCACCGAGGAGCAGAAGCGCCGCTTCCTGCGCCCGCTGTGGACCGGCGAGGAGCTGTGGTGCCAGCTGTTCAGCGAGCCCGGCGCCGGCTCCGACCTCGCCGCGCTCGCCACCCGCGCCGTCCGCGACGGCGACGCCTGGACCGTCGACGGGCAGAAGGTATGGACGTCCATGGCGCACGAGGCGCGCTGGGCGATCCTCGTGACCCGCACCGACCCCGGCGTCCCCAAGCACCGCGGCATGACCTACTTCGTGTGCGACATGACCGCGCCCGGCGTCGAGGTCCGCCCGCTGCGGCAGATCACCGGCGAGGCCGAGTTCAACGAGGTGTTCCTCACCGGGGTGCGGATCCCCGACGCGCACCGGCTCGGCGAGGTCGGGCAGGGCTGGCAGGTGTCCACCACCACGCTGATGAACGAGCGGGTCGCGATCGGCGGCAACGCCGCGCCGCGCGAGGGCGGCATGATCGGCGTGGTCGCCGCGCTCTGGCGGGACCGCCCCGAACTGCGCACCCCCGGCCTGCACGACGCGCTGCTGCGCGCCTGGGTGGAGACCGAGGCCGCCCGCCTCACCGGGGAGCGGCTGCGCCAGCAGCTCGCCGCCGGGCGGCCCGGCCCCGAGGGCTCGGGCGCCAAGCTCGCCTTCGCCAAGCTCAACCAGGAGGTCTCCGGGCTGGAGCTGGAAATGCTGGGCGAGGACGGCCTGCGCTACGACGACTGGACGATGCGCCGCCCCACCGAGGTCGACTTCACCCGACGCTCGCCCGGCTACCGCTACCTGCGCGCCAAGGGCAACTCCATCGAGGGCGGCACCTCGGAGATCCTGCGCAACATCATCGCCGAGCGCGTCCTCGGCCTGCCCGGCGAGATCCGCGTCGACAAGGACGTGGCGTGGAAGGACCTGCCCAAATGA
- a CDS encoding acyl-CoA dehydrogenase family protein: MSDLLYSEIETDLRAGVRGLLDDKAPWTSVLAGVEKDAPYDAELWRAVAGQLGCAGLPVPEDLGGAGATWRETAVVMEELGRSAAPVPFLTSAVVATAALLAAGERELLAELAAGERIAVLAVPFSTPPGGAAATVRAADEALTGEVTSVADGMAADVLLVPASGGLYAVDAADARRTAVTSLDMTRRLADVAFSGAPARRVAGDLDAVRAALLTGAAMLASEQLGLAERCLDDTVAYVKTRYQFGRPVGSYQGLKHRLADLWTSITQARAVARHAASCVAAGDGDAPIAVAVAQAHCSAVALKAAEECVQMHGGIGFTWEHPAHLYLKRAKADSIALGTADHHRAALAELVDLPPA; this comes from the coding sequence ATGAGCGACCTGCTGTACTCCGAGATCGAGACCGACCTGCGCGCGGGCGTCCGCGGGCTGCTCGACGACAAGGCGCCCTGGACGTCCGTCCTCGCCGGCGTCGAGAAGGACGCGCCCTACGACGCGGAGCTGTGGCGCGCCGTCGCCGGGCAGCTCGGCTGCGCCGGGCTCCCCGTCCCCGAGGACCTCGGCGGCGCCGGCGCCACCTGGCGGGAGACCGCGGTGGTGATGGAGGAGCTGGGCCGCTCCGCCGCGCCCGTCCCGTTCCTGACCAGCGCCGTGGTCGCGACCGCCGCGCTGCTGGCCGCCGGTGAGCGCGAGCTGCTCGCCGAGCTGGCCGCCGGCGAGCGGATCGCGGTCCTGGCCGTCCCGTTCAGCACCCCGCCCGGCGGCGCCGCCGCCACCGTGCGGGCGGCCGACGAGGCGCTGACCGGCGAGGTCACCAGCGTCGCCGACGGCATGGCCGCCGACGTCCTGCTCGTCCCGGCCTCCGGCGGCCTGTACGCGGTGGACGCCGCCGACGCCCGCCGCACCGCCGTGACCTCCCTCGACATGACCCGGCGCCTCGCCGACGTCGCCTTCTCCGGCGCGCCCGCCCGGCGCGTCGCCGGCGACCTGGACGCGGTCCGGGCGGCGCTGCTGACCGGTGCGGCGATGCTGGCGTCCGAGCAGCTCGGGCTCGCCGAGCGCTGCCTGGACGACACCGTCGCCTACGTCAAGACCCGCTACCAATTCGGCCGCCCGGTCGGCTCCTACCAGGGCCTCAAGCACCGCCTCGCCGACCTGTGGACGTCCATCACCCAGGCGCGGGCCGTCGCGCGGCACGCGGCGTCCTGCGTCGCCGCCGGGGACGGGGACGCGCCGATCGCGGTGGCCGTGGCGCAGGCGCACTGCTCGGCCGTCGCCCTCAAGGCGGCGGAGGAATGCGTGCAGATGCACGGCGGCATCGGCTTCACCTGGGAGCACCCCGCGCACCTGTACCTGAAGCGCGCCAAGGCCGACTCGATCGCCCTCGGGACGGCCGACCACCACCGCGCCGCCCTGGCGGAGCTGGTCGACCTGCCCCCGGCGTGA
- a CDS encoding 1-aminocyclopropane-1-carboxylate deaminase/D-cysteine desulfhydrase: MTSPVPALPAPLPASPVVELADDRAARRGVRLFLKRDDLVHPELPGNKWRKLRHNIGPARARGALLTFGGAYSNHIRAAAAAGRLFGFATIGVIRGEEHLPLNDSLAYAARMGMRLAYLDRAAYRRKHDPDVIGALRERWGGFHLLPEGGSNALALQGCAELGAEVPGFDVVCCPCGTGGTLAGLAAGLAPGQRALGFSVLKGGFMDGEVERLQRKAYGERRGDWRVEDGFHFGGYARRTPELDAFITGFTARHGVVLDRVYTAKMMFGVLALAERGAFPPGTRVLAVITG, translated from the coding sequence GTGACGTCCCCGGTCCCGGCCCTGCCCGCGCCCCTCCCGGCGTCCCCGGTGGTGGAGCTGGCCGACGACCGGGCCGCGCGGCGCGGCGTGCGGCTGTTCCTGAAGCGCGACGACCTCGTCCATCCCGAACTGCCCGGCAACAAGTGGCGCAAGCTCCGGCACAACATCGGCCCGGCCCGCGCGCGGGGGGCGCTGCTGACGTTCGGCGGCGCGTACTCCAACCACATCCGGGCCGCCGCCGCGGCGGGGCGGCTCTTCGGGTTCGCGACGATCGGGGTGATCAGGGGCGAGGAGCACCTGCCGCTGAACGACTCGCTGGCCTACGCCGCGCGGATGGGCATGCGCCTTGCCTACCTGGACCGCGCCGCCTACCGCCGCAAGCACGACCCCGACGTCATCGGCGCCCTGCGCGAGCGGTGGGGCGGCTTCCACCTGCTGCCGGAGGGCGGCAGCAACGCCCTGGCCCTCCAGGGGTGCGCGGAGCTGGGCGCCGAGGTGCCGGGCTTCGACGTGGTGTGCTGCCCCTGCGGGACGGGCGGGACGCTCGCCGGCCTCGCCGCGGGCCTGGCCCCGGGCCAGCGGGCCCTCGGATTCTCCGTGCTGAAGGGCGGCTTCATGGACGGCGAGGTCGAGCGGCTCCAGCGCAAGGCGTACGGGGAGCGGCGGGGGGACTGGCGCGTCGAGGACGGCTTCCACTTCGGCGGCTACGCCAGGCGGACCCCGGAACTGGACGCGTTCATCACCGGTTTCACCGCCCGCCACGGCGTCGTCCTCGACCGGGTCTACACGGCGAAGATGATGTTCGGCGTGCTGGCGCTGGCCGAGCGGGGCGCCTTCCCGCCGGGGACGCGCGTGCTCGCCGTGATCACCGGCTGA
- a CDS encoding nucleoside monophosphate kinase, producing the protein MRKYVIIGAIGSGKGTQSGLLARDLDIVHISVGDIFRWHVKNHTKLGAQVRRTMAAGELVGDDLAESVVRQRLDQHDWNYGFIVDGFPRSRRQTEFFLESYDIDGVIHLDLPDAEVRRRVLGRRLCARCGMDYNLIADRPTHEGRCDVCGGELVTREDDTPEALAERLRDYHAKTDPILELFGRKEYVVTVDARPGIDEVQRTLRAELGLPAPR; encoded by the coding sequence ATGCGCAAGTACGTCATCATCGGCGCCATCGGCAGCGGCAAGGGAACGCAGTCGGGACTGCTCGCGCGGGATCTGGACATCGTGCACATCAGCGTCGGGGACATCTTCCGCTGGCACGTCAAGAACCACACCAAGCTGGGCGCGCAGGTGCGCCGGACGATGGCGGCGGGCGAGCTGGTCGGCGACGACCTCGCCGAGAGCGTCGTCCGGCAGCGGCTGGACCAGCACGACTGGAACTACGGGTTCATCGTCGACGGGTTCCCGCGCAGCCGCCGGCAGACCGAGTTCTTCCTGGAGAGCTACGACATCGACGGCGTGATCCACCTCGACCTCCCGGACGCGGAGGTCCGCCGCCGGGTGCTCGGCCGCCGGCTGTGCGCGCGGTGCGGGATGGACTACAACCTGATCGCGGACCGCCCGACGCACGAGGGCCGCTGCGACGTGTGCGGCGGCGAGCTGGTCACCCGCGAGGACGACACGCCGGAGGCGCTCGCGGAGCGGCTGCGCGACTACCACGCCAAGACCGACCCGATCCTGGAGCTGTTCGGCCGCAAGGAGTACGTGGTCACCGTGGACGCGCGGCCGGGCATCGACGAGGTGCAGCGGACGCTGCGCGCGGAGCTCGGGCTCCCGGCGCCCCGGTGA
- a CDS encoding universal stress protein produces the protein MIARPEGGPRIVVGVDDSAGARCALSWAIGAARLRRLPLLVAHAAPLPPHVSAAGQLGCGITEALRASGAELIARLLTEVSGGPPGGVELTALALVGEPGAALVRLAGDDDILVVGHGTRGPFSRLLRPSVRLHCARRARATLVCVRQPSFETLLAGLAVADESPEHAPDSRFRRLGRRLRLPL, from the coding sequence GTGATCGCGAGACCGGAGGGCGGTCCCCGCATCGTGGTGGGGGTGGACGACTCCGCGGGCGCCCGCTGCGCGCTCTCCTGGGCGATCGGCGCGGCGCGGCTGCGCCGGCTGCCGCTGCTCGTCGCGCACGCGGCGCCGCTGCCGCCGCACGTGTCGGCGGCCGGGCAGCTCGGCTGCGGCATCACCGAGGCGCTGCGCGCCTCCGGCGCCGAGCTGATCGCGCGGCTGCTCACCGAGGTGTCCGGCGGCCCGCCGGGCGGGGTGGAGCTGACCGCGCTGGCGCTGGTCGGCGAGCCCGGCGCCGCGCTGGTGCGGCTGGCGGGCGACGACGACATCCTGGTCGTCGGGCACGGGACGCGCGGCCCGTTCTCGCGGCTGCTGCGGCCGTCGGTGCGGCTGCACTGCGCCCGGCGGGCCCGCGCGACGCTGGTGTGCGTCCGGCAGCCCTCGTTCGAGACGCTGCTGGCGGGCCTGGCCGTGGCGGACGAGTCGCCCGAGCACGCCCCGGACTCGCGTTTCCGCAGGCTGGGACGGCGGCTCCGGCTGCCGCTCTGA
- a CDS encoding XdhC family protein, which translates to MGAPHDNDPSCAVAHGDVPPEAPERTLVAVFAGPVADHLLRYGADLGYRTFLVDPDKERGGAADLPPLDGTADVVVTDHHRPELGPVLRDVLTQPVRWVGVMGNPRHPAPHIPALTELGVPASEIARVHRPIGLNIGSKTPAEIAIAALAGLIADRNGRPGGFEF; encoded by the coding sequence ATGGGAGCACCGCACGACAACGACCCGTCCTGCGCCGTCGCGCACGGCGACGTCCCGCCCGAGGCGCCGGAGCGGACACTGGTCGCGGTGTTCGCCGGCCCCGTCGCCGACCACCTGCTGCGCTACGGCGCCGACCTCGGCTACCGCACCTTCCTCGTCGACCCCGACAAGGAGCGCGGCGGCGCCGCCGACCTGCCGCCGCTCGACGGCACCGCCGACGTGGTCGTCACCGACCACCACCGCCCCGAGCTCGGGCCCGTCCTGCGCGACGTGCTCACGCAGCCCGTGCGGTGGGTCGGCGTCATGGGCAACCCCCGGCACCCCGCCCCGCACATCCCCGCGCTCACCGAGCTCGGCGTCCCCGCGAGCGAGATCGCCCGGGTGCACCGCCCGATCGGCCTCAACATCGGCTCCAAGACCCCGGCGGAGATCGCCATCGCCGCGCTCGCCGGGCTGATCGCCGACCGCAACGGCCGCCCCGGCGGCTTCGAGTTCTAG